Within Mesoplodon densirostris isolate mMesDen1 chromosome 13, mMesDen1 primary haplotype, whole genome shotgun sequence, the genomic segment AAACGGTGCCTCCTCCCCGCCCTCCTCCGCAACTTCTGGCTCCGCCCCCCAGAACCCCCAACAGAGCCCTCCCCTTTTTCGCCAGGGACCTCCTAGCCCCAGGGCCTCCGCAGCGCCTGGCAGTGAGGCAGGGCCCAGCAGGCGAAGGCGGGATCCAGGTGGCTGGCCTCACCCGCTGGGACGTGCCCAATCTGGAGTCGTTGCACCAGGTGAGGCTGCCCGGTGGGGCCGCGCAGCCCTCCAAGCCCCCGCCCTGTACGCCCACCTGGGCCGCGGACGCCGCACCAGGCCAGCCCTGTCCTCCGTCCTCCAGATGCTGAAGCTGGGGAGGAGCAACCGGGCCACCGCCGCCACAGCCATGAACCAGCACAGCTCTCGTTCGCACGCCCTGGTCACGCTGACGCTGCGCACGGCGTCCCCATCAAGCGGTCCCGGCACCGCAGGTACCTCGGCGTCTGAGTCCTGCGGGGGGCTTCGCTGCACCCGAGACCGGGCCTCCCTCCACGCCGGGCTCGCTCGCCCCTGCAGGCACGCTGCACCTAGTGGACCTGGCAGGGTCCGAGCGCGCCTGGAAGGCAGGGGCGGCCGGCACGTCGCGTGAAGACCGGGACGGCGCTCAGCGTCTGCGGGAGGCTCGGACCATCAACCGCTCGCTGCTGGCGCTGGGAGGAGTGATGGCCGCGCTGCGGGCTCGCCGGCCACACGTGCCCTTCCGCGACTCGCAGCTCACGCGCCTGCTGCAGCCCGCACTGGGCCCCGGCGCCACCGCTGTGCTGCTGCTGCAGGTGGGGCCAGGCGGCCGCGGCCCGCGGGAGGGCTGTTTGCATGCCAGGCGCCGCCCACCCGGGCCCACCCACCAGCGCCGCTCCCCGCAGGTCTCCACGCGGCCCGAGGATCTCGGCGAGACCGTGTGCTCGCTCAAGTTCGCCGAGCGAGTGGGGCGAGTGGAGCTGGGGCCTGCGAGGCCCCGCAGGGCCCCGCGCTCCGGCACGCCCTCCTCCCTGAGCACCGACACACCACTCTCTGGGACCCCCTGCACCGCCACGCCCTCGCCCGGCAGCCCTCCAAGCCCCGGCCTGGACAGCGGCTCCAGCTCGGCCCTGGCACCGCCGGAGGACCTGCCTTCGTAGTCCTGCCTGAGGAGTCTGGGTCGCGTCTCTGCCGGCAGAGGCAGCAAAGTCCCTCTTCCCCCCACGACCTCCTTGATCTCTGGGGGCCTGCTGGCCCCCAGACTCCCAGAGTCCACCCCGTTCTCTCCCGCCCCCAGGAGTGTCCCGCCTGGGGTAATGATCACCCCCCACCACGCCCCGGCCCAGGCCCTTAGCCCTTTGCTTATCACCATCTGCTGTTATCGCGGCGCACAGCAGGGGATCCCAGAGCCGCGGAGGCAGACCCTGGCCAAGTGGCCACCAGACTCACTACCCATCACCAAACATCAGACTTGCATTAAAATGTCGTTTGTTCCTTTACTGTTACCttccccactgccaccacccaaACCAGGCAGGGTCTCCGTTCTccgtcccctccccccaaagGTGCTACCTCCTTGCCAGGCAACAGTGGAGGGGGGACAGGACTTAGGGGTGGAGCGGCTGGGGCGGTCACTAggtcttccctcccccagcccggagccagggaggggaagtgacagatggtgatggatggatggatggatggatggatagatggacagaGGGCTGGAGAAGGTGGGACCAGGAAGGGGACAGGAAGGGCTACTTCAAGCAGAGCCCTGCCCCTTCAGCCTTGCCTCTCGGGGTCAGAGAGGCATGACTGACCATCAGGGCTGTGGTGGTGCCCAGCTGGGCCACAGCCCTTCTGGAGTGTCCAATAAACACGCAGACTCTCAGCACGGCTGGTACCTCGTGTCTCAAGGTGGAGCCACACATACCTTGTTTTCCCCTCAACAGGCCTAAGGGTGGCaggaggggggcggggagaggaaaGCAACCCCTGCCCTGGGAGCCTCACAGGCTGTACCAGGAAAGTAGCCAGCCTGGGGTAGGGGCAGCCAGGTCTCGGGGGTGGCTAACCCATGCATCATAGATGCTTTTGTTGGGTGGCACCCCCTGGAAGAGGGCGTCTAGATCCCAGAGCAGCCTTGGGGGGCCATGGGTTTCAGGGACCACCCCCCAATAGCCTGTGCTGGTTGAGGGGGGGCACCGGGGGCAGGAGGTGGCTGGCAGTGGGGCAAATGGCATCACCACGTTGGGAGTGTATGTGGGCAAGTAGGAGGTAGGTAGCTGCCCCCATAGCGAGGCCCTGTGGCTTCCACCCGGGAGTCCCCCAGGGCCTGGGGTGCCCTGCAGTAAGTGGAGGGGCCAGGCTCTGGGTTCAGGGGAGAGGGGCGAGGGCCCGCTGTTTCCCCCCTGGGAAGTCTCCCCTTCTGCTCTCAGGGACCCTGGGAGGGGGCAGACGGGCCACAGAGGCCTCTCAGAGGGGGGGACTGGAGTGGGTGCCTCTTCCTCCCCTATGCGAACTGAGCCTGACCGATTTGGGCTGCTCGGCGGCGCCGCCTCCCCGGAGTCCCCTAGCAGAGACTTTATGCTGAAGCCCTCGCAGGGCGGCAGCTGGGGACTGGGCGGCCGGTAGGGCCGGCCATGCAGCACATAGGGGCCCAGGTCCTTGGCGAAGGCCCCCCTCGCGCCCCTGCTCTGCCAGCGCCTGCACAGGGCCGTATTCTGCAGCCGCAGCGCCTCGGCTGGGATCAGGCTCACGTCGACCGCCCAGAAGTTGCCCTTGGCCTGGGGCTTCGCGGGATCTTTGGGCACCtggtggaggaggggggcaggCTTGGGTGGGGCTGTACGACCCCGGATACTCAGGATTTCCGCCCGCGTCCCGCCCCCAGGCTCCGACCCTCGCCCTGCCCCACCTTGCGGAAGCATCGGTTGGAGGAGAGGTTGTGGCGGATGGAGTCTTTCCAGCCCTCGTAATCGTCCCTGAAGAAGGGGAACACGGCCTGGACCTGACGGATGATCTGAAACCATCGGGCGGGCAGCGGGCGCCGTGAGCCGGGGCGCGTGGGCGGGGGGCCATGCTGCCCCTCCCCTCGCCTCTGCGTGGCCCCCCTCGCCGGGAAGGGGCCTGCCTGAGTGCTTTAGCTCTCTCCCTGGGTGCCCGGGCCGGGACCGGCCCCACTGGCATGGCTGGGTAGGGCCAGGTCGGGGTGGAGGCCGGAGCCTGAGCCTCCGAGCAGGGGCCAGGTGGAGGACGCTTCCGGGGACAGGTCCGATCACGGAGTGTGAGGGAGAGCGGGCGGGGATCCTCTCACCTGGGCCAGCTTCAGCCTGCGGGAGGGTGCGGCCTGGATCACCAGGGCGATCATGGCCAAGTAGGTGTAGGGGGGCTTGTCATGCCGCAGgtatctcttcttccttctctgggGGGGCTGGGAGGGCGACTCCCTCCCGGGGAGCCCCAGGCGGGGGTTGCTGCAGGGCCCCATGCAGAGGAAGCAGGCAACGTGGGCAGGGGTCCGGCCGGGTGGTGGGCGCAGGGCACTGGGGCAGTGTGGTAGTGTGGTGAGGAAGAGCTGGGGCCTGAGGCCAGGCGGGGGCTGGCGGGCCAAGCCCTTTATCATTCGgatggaagggggaggggaggggaggccaaGGGAGGTAGAAATAcgcggtgggggaggggagcgtgCAGAGGGCAGCCACAATTAGCAGGTTTCGGTTAATctggaagggaggggcaggaaagaTTCCAGTGGGGGCTGCAGGCGGCCACCCAGGCCTCATTCCTCACCCCTGGGCTGCCTTTGGCACCCCCCCAGAGCTGGAAGGAAAAGCCCTTGGAAGGGGCTTATGACCCTCAGTTACTTTATCCCATCCAGATCTCAGGTTCACATTTAACAGATGGGGGAGTGATTGGTCCAAGATGAACCGCCAAGAAGGGGAGGGTCCTGCCCAGAGTTCAAGGCCAAGCAGCTAGCAGGACTTGGGTGGTGGTCTGGGAGGGCTTCCTAGAGGAAAcctcagaaataaaagagggatACAGTTGACTCAAGGGATTTTCCCACAGGCTGCTGCATGGCCCCAGAAGGCTCCCCAGGCCCTGGAGGtcactttccttccctccttggtGCTGGTCAACAGTGGGTCCTGGGAGCTGACCATAATAATAGTCCCTCAATATGCCCTGTGCACCTCACTGGTCCTGGGTAAGCTGGACCCCCCCTGGCTTGAGAGAACTTCCTGGAAGTGTGTTTGCCTCTCTACTCTTCTGGCCCTCTAGGTCCAGATACTCTGGAGGTTGTCCCCTGAGGAGGACGCCACTTGGTCCTCTGGGGCACTCGGGCAGTGCCCCTGGGTGGGTGTGCATGGAAGGAGAGGCCTTCTAGCCGTAGGTGTTTACTGGCTACCGCTTGGGGCCAGGTCTTGAGAACACAGCCCTGTGGGTCATGGTGCCAGCCCAGGGCAGCCTGCGAGAACCACTTGGCATCACCCTGGGCAGGAGAGAAGACGGGTGTGTTATGTCTGGGTCACAGGGCTTCCCAGGCAGCCCCAGTGCCCTGTGGCCTAGGCTAGGAGGGAGATGCTCCCCAGGCAAGAGGGGGTAGGCCTGAGTGGAGGAGGGCACTTGGGAGACAGtggaggctgagcctggggaGGCCCGCAGGGCCAGCACCCCTTGCTCAGCCCTGGCCAGAGTTTCTGAGTGCTTTAGcaggcacagggcctggcccaaAGGTGCGATTCTGGAAAAATGCATTTGGCAGCCGCCCTGAGACATGGTCCTCCTGGGTCCCAGACCCTTCTGTCCCCTGACCTCCTCCCTGGCCATCTAGTCTGTGGCTCTGCCCCTCAAGTCAGTCAGGGCCTGTGCTCTGTACCCTGACCCAAAGCCTGGGTTCCCCCCGGTGAGGACTGGGCAAGTTTGCAAAGGGATTACCAGGCCCAGGACACCAGCAGTGGTGGGGTGTTGCTACTAGGACCCCCAGACCCGAGGAAAGCCACAGAAGCACAGGGAGACACTTTCTATCGCTTCACTCTAAGATTTCGGCTTTTATTGGACAGCAGCAGCAccccttccacacacacaccaatCACACCCTTAGAGGGTTGAAAATCTGCAGCCTACAGTGGGTGCCCAGCTCTCGCTGAGgtgctgggggaaggggtgaGTGATGGGTGCAGTGGAGGAGGAAGCCTGGAGCTGAGATGGATGATGTACGTGGGGTACCACACGGCTCCCTCCACTGTCTCAGACTCTTTCTTCACATTTTACCTGGCTTCCTCTGGATCCCTATGTCACCTCCTCAACTCCTGTCTGTTTCCAGGGCTCTAGCTGAGGGGTCCTTGAGTCTCACCAGGCGACCTATGGCCTCCTAGCTCCACTCGGTCATTAGAGAGGTCTTTTGCTCCAACAGGTCTTAAGTCACCCCCTCTCCTCCACTGGTCCTCCTGTGCTTCCAGGATAAAGCCCAGCTCTTGGTTTGGCGTTCAAGGCTCCTCATGTCCTGACTGTTCATCACTGACCGCACGTACCACCCTACCGGGCCCCCGCCCTCCTAAACCACCACCTCAATTCTTCCCACCGGGTCCTTCCACCTTTGCGCATGCTCTTCTCTACACCAGTGATGCCCCTGCTTTGTAGAGTGAACTCTGACCCTTCCTTAAAAGCTCAGCGTAAATAGATGACCACCCTCCTGGGAACCTTTTGACTACTTGCCCTTCCCGCCCCAAGCGGTCCCCACCGCGCCGACGACGCCCCTACCACGGACGTTCGCACCGTGCGGTCAGCAACCTCCCTCTAGTTGCTCTGCGCAAGCCCCGCCCCCGCGAGGCTCGGCCCCGCCCCGCGAGGCTCGGCCCCGCCCCCTGCTCCCACCGGCAGCCGCGGCTTCCGGCTCCGGGACCCGCGGGCCGGAAGTATCGCGTTGCCATGGCGAGGGCCCGGCGCGGGGTCCGCCCCCGCGGCGCCGGGAGGAGCGCTAGGCTGACGGACCCGCAGACGGACTCCGATCGGCTGCGCGGTGGCTGCTGGCGCGAGGCGGAAGGTGAGGCGCGGACTTCCGGGGCCTGCTGGCGGGAGGCGAGGCGCCGccggaggtgggagggggagaggggagacggGGAGGCCCGGGTCCGGGCGGGAGGCTGTCCAGGCCCGGCTTGGGCGCAGGTGGGTGAGGCCCGGGCAGCCGGTGCTGAGGGTCAGGAAGGCTCCTGGAGTGGCAGGCTGTGCAGGCCACCGGTAGGCTGTTCACGTTTTAGCTAAATGTGGAGTTGTTTGCAGCCTTGCAACCTGTTGGTCAGGTAGGCAGCACCAAAGTTACCTCCATGTCAGCTGAGGAAATTAAGGCCTGCGGAGAAGTGACTTGCCAGGCTTCTTGTGGGCTTTGGAGTTAGGCCAGAGGAGAAACTGAAGCCTTTCTGGGGCAAGTTCCTTAAACTTCCAGGGGTTCAAGTGACCTCACTTGTTGGAGGGATCCTGGGCTCCAGCTCACAGATCCGTGTCCAGGCGGGAATAGTAGCTGCTGTGTGGTAAGTGCCGGCCGTGCTGGTGCGGAGGCGCTCGGGCCTGGGAGGGAGTATCCGCGCCGGGCTGGGGCTCCTCGCCGTCCTGGAGCAGAGGCTGAGGCGACTGTGGGATTAATTTCCGTGGGTGCGGAGACGGGAGGTGTGTACGGAGTCATTCCAGGTTTGGGGAAGCGGGAGAAAGGCTAGACCTCCCCAAACCTCTGGGCCTTCCTTTTTCTCCCGGTCCTTAGCTTGGGGGTGGAGGTGCAGGGGCACCACACTGCTTTTCTCACCCCCCGCCTTTGCTCCCCCAGCTGCTCCCCACCGGGATTGGGGAGCTCTCCCTGGGAGAGGTGCAAAGGGCCTCTGTGCCCTGGCTGGGCCGCCTCATTCACTTCAGGGGCggcaagggcagccccaggcTGGAGTGAGTTGCCTAAGGGGCTGGTGGTTGCCTGAAGGATCTTGTGCGGGACTGGCGCTGGGGTCCTTGCCTGGTGGGTGTGTGGCGCTCTGAGCAGCCAGCTCCCGCACCCCGCCTCTCCTGCCCCATCAGCTCTTGCTCAGAGCTGGAGTGGGGCAGCGTCAGCAGGtctgtccttccttcctgtgGGCTCTCCACTGGCCTCATCCCTTACCTACTTAGTCTGTGCCTGGACTCTGCTCTCCCCAGAAGGTTGCCTGGGCTGGCAGGCGCCTAGCGAGGGGGCTCTCGTATCTATGGGCTCAGCGTTGGGGTCTGTGTTCTAGGGATTTTGAATCTCTGGTGTCTATCAACAGTTTGCCTCCACTGTGTGCAGTTTTGGAACCTCAGTCTCGGATGAACCTCTGGTGACCCAGCACACCGTCTGTGCCCCACGAGTGCCCCACCCCAGTGCCTCTGCCATGGTCCACCTGTTAGCTAAAGCAGGATGTCTGGGTGGCAGTGTCTTCCCCCACCTCCAGCGCCCCTCAGAACTTCCTCCTCAGTACCCCGGATCCTGGCCCTCCTGTCCATCCCTTCTACCATATAGCCTGCTTCTGTGGCTCCTCATTTCCTTCCGGCATGGTAGCCTTGGCTCTGGCTCAGCTCCTTGACTTCATCCTTCTCAGCTGAGCCAAAGTGATGGGTCTGAAATGCAGGTCTGATTCTTGTCCTCTCCTCCTGGCAATCCTTCCCCACAGACTGCAGAATGGCAGGCCTGTCTTTGCACACTAGCCCCCGtcctctgccccctgccccactccTGATCACCTTGCCATGTATGTGTCAGACCACCACCCTACTGAACCCCTGCAATagtggtggaggggaggggagggagtaaaCCTCCCCTGTCCCTTTCCAAGCTCTGTGGCCTTAGGAAGGTCTTGTCAGCACATCAGATTGAGAAAAAAGGCAGAGAGGTGAAGGAAAGTCTAGTTCCACAGACCCCCAGGGGAGAGTGTCCTGGGGAGGAGGAGCATGTGCCCCACCGCCAGGACCCCTGTGTGGGCAGCGCGGTGAGGCCCGACGGCGGACGGCGGGTTCTGGGCTGCTTCCTTCCTGGGCGGCTGGGACAAACACAAAGATTGCCAGGACTGCGCGAGACCTTGGTCATTCTTTGATCTGACCGTTGCTGTTGTGTTGGTTTTGTGTGGCATGCTTTGTAAGTctcatccccacccaccccctagAACCTCCTCCCGTTTTGGAAGGAGGAGCGTGGTGTAGTTGCAGGTGAACCCCGGGGGCCTCCAGGACTCAGATGCAGTCCCTGCAGAGCCCTCCCCGCTGTCAGGGAGGTTGGAATGGCCCGCGCTGCGCCGGCAGGGCCCGCGGTGAGCATTGCCGTTGCCCACAGACCTCCTGTGTTTCCTCTGGGCTGATCTCCGGGTGGGTGAGCAATGCATGTCACCATCGCTGGCTCTGCATCCCAGTGCTGAGCCCGGCCCTGACGCAGCTGCACACACAGTTGAGCGGTGGTCCTTTCCATTCAGCCGGCTCAGTCCCAAGCTAACCGTCTCCTGTGTCCCCTTCTGTGCCGTCCCCCAGTGCCCGGAATGCATCTGCTCCCGTGGTTATGGGTGCTTCCTGCAAGTCAGGCACCGGGTTCAGGGAAGAAAACAGTAAATTGagtcaaaaatgaaaacagggtGAAGAGACAGGAGTGACAAGGTAACCACAGAAGacctctgaggaggtgatatttaaaTTGAGATCTGAgcgacttccctgctggcgcagtatttaagaatctgcttgccaaagcaggggacatgggttcgacccctggtccggtaggatcccacatgccgcggagcaactaagcccgtgcgccacgactactgagcctgcgctctagagcccgcaagccacaactactgagcccgtgagccttagagcccgtgctctgcagcaagagaagccaccacaatgaaaagcccgagCTTTTCATTCCAgagctcagctcccagcctctgtGGTATGGAGCCGAGGTTCCTGAGGTGCAGGGAGCAGTCTGGTGCTGAGTGGGAGGTGGAGAGAGGCGTGGGAGGGTACAGCAAGGCCAGGAGGGGCCAGACCACTCAGGGGTAGAGTCCAGGAGAAAACTTAGGTtgtatacttttattttgttACATCAAACTTTACTGAGGTATCGTTTACCTACAATAAAAGGCACCTATATACAATAATTTGGTGGGTTTTGTAGATGTATACATCCTTGTAAAAGCCACCATAATCCAGATGTagagcatttccatcatccccattcccttccccaggcaatcactgatctgctttttgggtttttttttgttgttgttgtttttataaatttgtttattttatttatttacttttggctgcgttgctgcACAccggcttcctctagttgccgcaagcaggggctgctcttcgttgcggtgcgcgggcttctcattgcggtggcttctcttgctgtggagcacgggctctaggtgcacgggcttcagtagttgtggctcacgggctcagtatttgtggctcgcgggctctagagcgcaggctccgtagttgtagcgcatgggctttgttgctccgcggcatgtgggatcttcccagagcagggctcgaacttgtgtcccctgcaatggcaggcagattcttaaccactgcgtcaccagggaagtccctactttttgtttttatagattcactgtcccctttttttttttttaaagaatttcacataaatggaagcGTACAGAATGAACACTTTTGTGTCTAACTTCTTCAGACAGAGCGTTTTGGAAATTCAGATTGCTGCATGTATGTGTGGTCTGTTCTGTCTTTGCTGCCGAATGTCTGGTACCCACCGCATAGATACACCACCGTTTACTCTCTGTGCAcacacctgttgatggacattttgattctttccagtttttggctgttatgaataaaactgctgtgaATACTTGTGtctacaagtctttgtgtggacatatactttatttctcttgggtcgAGTTGATAGAAATGATGGTTGAAATGCGTATTTGTGTTTAACTCTATACAAAagtaccaaactattttccacactggttgtaccattttacatccccggCTCCGTATCCTCTCATCACTCTGTTAAAGCTGAGCCATTCTTGCGAGTGTTCGCAGCTCGTCCTGCCGTTAATTGGCGTTTCCTTAATGATGAATGGtgttgcacatcttttcatgtccttattttattgactatttgtatatcttcttttgtgatgtGTCTAAATCTTTTACCCATAAAAAATGGGTTGTTTGTCTCATCAAGCTTTAAGAATTCCTTGTATATTTAGGATGCAAGTCCTTTGCCAGATACATGTATTGCAAAAATgttctcagtctgtggcttgacttttcattttctttctttccttatttctttccttctccctttctctctctctctctctctctctctctctctctctctctctttctttaatttGGCTAtgctggtcttagttgcggcacacgaactcttagttgctgcatgtgggatttaattccctgaccagggatcgaacccacgccccctgcattaggagcatggagtcctagccactggaccaccagggaagtcctgactttTAATTTTGTTACCAGGGTCTTGAACAGCAgatacttttaattttgatgaagttcagtttgtcatttttttccctttatggttTATGCTTTCTCTTATGGTCAAGAGGTCAAGgatcattgttttccatggatATCCAGTCATTCCAACACCAGTTTTGAAGACCATCCTCTCCCCATTGTATTACCTTAACACCCTTGTTGAAATGCAATTGACAGTATATGTTTGGgtgtatttctggattctctagtATATTCATTGATCTTATTGCTAATATCCCACAtatttgattattgtagctttataataagcctTGAGATCAAGTAGTGTTAATTTTCcaacttgatttttctttttcaaatcattTTGGCTCTTCAAGATATTACATAGTCCTATATAAATTTGAGAATTTCTACAAAAGGGCTTACTGgcattttgattgggattgtattGAAGCTACAGATCTATTTATGTaggtctctgtatttttttttttttttttttttttttgcggtacacgggcctctcactgctgtggcctctcccgttgcggagcacaggctccggacgcgcaggatcagcggccatagctcacgggcccagctgctctgcggcatgtgggatcttcccggaccagggcacgaacccatgtcccctgcattggcaggcagactctcaaccactgcgccaccagggaagccctgtgggaaaatttttaattggaaatttaattcctttaatagatatagggctgttcagattttctgtttctt encodes:
- the FOXH1 gene encoding forkhead box protein H1 — translated: MGPCSNPRLGLPGRESPSQPPQRRKKRYLRHDKPPYTYLAMIALVIQAAPSRRLKLAQIIRQVQAVFPFFRDDYEGWKDSIRHNLSSNRCFRKVPKDPAKPQAKGNFWAVDVSLIPAEALRLQNTALCRRWQSRGARGAFAKDLGPYVLHGRPYRPPSPQLPPCEGFSIKSLLGDSGEAAPPSSPNRSGSVRIGEEEAPTPVPPSERPLWPVCPLPGSLRAEGETSQGGNSGPSPLSPEPRAWPLHLLQGTPGPGGLPGGSHRASLWGQLPTSYLPTYTPNVVMPFAPLPATSCPRCPPSTSTGYWGVVPETHGPPRLLWDLDALFQGVPPNKSIYDAWVSHPRDLAAPTPGWLLSWYSL